One region of Flavobacterium pisciphilum genomic DNA includes:
- a CDS encoding M23 family metallopeptidase — MKYSVLFLLFCNFISAQTEYPKDYFRPPLDIPMQLSGNFGELRPNHFHAGFDLKTNQREGLKVYAVADGYISRIKISTFGNGKTLYITHPNGYTSVYGHLQSMVGSIQEYIKQTHYKEKSFEIEMFLKPGEMAVTKGQLIGLSGNTGSSEGPHLHFEFRDSKTEFVINPMFFGFDKNIKDTRKPVVSNLYVYPLDDNTTVNQSKVPLMLNMSLQKDGTYLSDRVAANGKIGFGITAVDYDDVSFNKNGVYKVESFYNGKSNYGYQFNTYSFDEMRYINALIDYPRYKKTGQRVQKLFMKTPFALSIIKTDSLNGVLPIVPNLASAYRVEVSDYYGNTNTINIPVQYNSLPVVVNPTPVVSDYLVKYNKDANFSKNNMSVFFPAGTFYDDFNLNFDVKNDRIYIHDDTVPVHSNFTITIEDDKYPENLKDKVYIGRITGKNSSYNATSRKGAVYTAKSRILGQFGLVMDTIKPTISIAKPIEGKWISDVKKIQFTISDSMSGIKSYNGYLNGKWILFEYDNKTKKITHDFDDGIVAEGANDLKIEVVDNVGNSAIFETRFFRSQIK, encoded by the coding sequence ATGAAATATTCTGTACTTTTTTTGCTGTTTTGTAATTTTATTTCTGCTCAGACAGAATATCCAAAAGACTACTTTAGACCACCTCTTGATATTCCGATGCAACTTTCAGGGAACTTTGGAGAGTTAAGACCGAATCATTTTCATGCTGGGTTTGATTTAAAAACAAACCAAAGAGAAGGTTTGAAAGTGTATGCTGTGGCAGATGGGTATATCTCAAGAATTAAAATTTCGACTTTTGGCAATGGGAAAACATTGTACATAACCCATCCCAATGGATATACATCTGTATATGGCCATTTGCAAAGTATGGTTGGTTCGATTCAGGAATATATCAAGCAGACGCATTATAAAGAGAAATCTTTTGAAATTGAAATGTTTTTGAAACCAGGAGAAATGGCAGTTACCAAAGGGCAATTGATAGGACTGTCGGGGAATACTGGATCTTCAGAAGGGCCGCATTTGCATTTTGAATTCCGTGATTCAAAAACAGAATTTGTTATAAATCCAATGTTTTTTGGTTTTGACAAAAATATAAAAGATACTAGAAAGCCTGTAGTTTCAAATTTATATGTTTATCCGCTTGACGATAATACAACAGTTAATCAATCGAAAGTGCCGTTAATGCTTAATATGTCATTGCAAAAAGATGGCACCTATCTATCAGATCGTGTTGCAGCAAATGGTAAGATTGGTTTTGGAATTACTGCTGTAGATTACGATGATGTGTCTTTTAATAAGAATGGAGTTTATAAAGTAGAATCATTTTACAACGGAAAATCTAATTATGGATATCAGTTTAATACCTACTCATTTGATGAAATGCGTTATATAAACGCTTTGATTGATTATCCTAGGTATAAAAAAACAGGTCAAAGAGTACAAAAGCTGTTTATGAAAACACCTTTTGCTTTGAGTATTATTAAAACAGATTCACTTAATGGAGTGCTTCCAATAGTACCAAATCTCGCTTCGGCATATCGTGTAGAGGTTTCAGATTATTATGGAAATACCAATACAATTAATATTCCAGTTCAGTATAATTCATTACCAGTAGTTGTAAATCCAACACCTGTAGTTTCTGATTATTTGGTGAAATACAATAAAGACGCTAATTTTTCTAAGAACAATATGTCAGTATTTTTTCCAGCAGGAACATTTTATGATGATTTTAATTTGAATTTTGATGTAAAAAATGATCGTATTTATATTCATGACGATACAGTTCCCGTGCATTCTAATTTTACTATAACTATTGAAGATGATAAATATCCTGAAAATCTTAAAGACAAAGTATACATAGGTAGAATTACAGGAAAGAATAGTAGTTATAACGCTACATCGCGTAAAGGAGCAGTGTATACAGCAAAGTCAAGAATTTTGGGACAATTCGGATTGGTGATGGATACTATTAAGCCAACAATTAGTATTGCAAAACCAATTGAAGGAAAGTGGATAAGTGATGTAAAGAAAATTCAATTTACAATTAGTGATAGTATGTCGGGGATTAAATCCTACAATGGGTATTTGAACGGAAAATGGATTTTGTTTGAGTATGATAATAAAACAAAAAAAATAACACATGACTTTGATGACGGTATTGTTGCTGAAGGAGCGAATGATTTAAAAATAGAAGTTGTTGATAATGTGGGGAATTCTGCTATCTTTGAGACACGTTTTTTTAGAAGTCAAATAAAATAA
- a CDS encoding porin family protein has translation MKKITLSIVAVLAFGFANAQEVKFGAKAGLNVSTLTGDVEDVSSKVGFHVGGFAEIKLSDKFSIQPELLYSTQGAKEKTSDFDFDTMEVISTDFTVKLAYINVPVMAKYYVAEKFSLEAGPQIGFLVSAKGKMSGGSNEDIKDFYKSIDFGVNFGAGYDFTENLSVGARYNLGLSNIAKNEEGDNSKLKNSVFSLSVGYKF, from the coding sequence ATGAAAAAAATTACTTTATCAATTGTTGCGGTTTTAGCATTTGGATTTGCAAATGCACAAGAAGTTAAATTTGGTGCAAAAGCAGGATTAAACGTTTCTACTTTAACAGGAGATGTTGAAGATGTTTCTTCAAAAGTAGGTTTCCACGTAGGTGGTTTCGCTGAAATTAAATTATCTGACAAGTTTTCTATCCAACCTGAGCTTTTGTACTCTACTCAAGGTGCTAAAGAAAAAACAAGTGACTTTGACTTTGATACTATGGAAGTTATTTCTACTGATTTTACAGTTAAATTGGCTTACATCAATGTGCCAGTTATGGCAAAATATTATGTTGCTGAAAAATTTAGCTTAGAAGCTGGACCACAAATTGGTTTTCTTGTAAGTGCTAAAGGTAAAATGTCTGGTGGTTCTAATGAAGACATAAAAGATTTCTATAAATCAATTGATTTTGGTGTAAACTTTGGAGCTGGTTATGACTTTACTGAAAATCTTTCTGTTGGAGCTAGATATAACTTAGGTTTATCTAATATCGCTAAAAATGAAGAAGGTGATAATTCTAAACTTAAAAACAGTGTTTTCTCTTTATCAGTAGGATACAAATTCTAA
- a CDS encoding porin family protein — protein sequence MKKIILTVLTVLGFTFANAQEQTAKGKWLIEANTGFGSLGNGSTSFGLWNEDGDTAWNIGAEGGYFVMDNLAVKGGLGYGDNGGDFGSEIFSYKVGAKYYLLNKFPLEVSYTGASIKDADENPSYIGFQGGYAWFVGNNISVEPGVRYNVTLNDDYGTGKDALQFQIGFALHF from the coding sequence ATGAAAAAAATTATTTTAACTGTATTAACAGTTTTAGGATTTACTTTTGCTAATGCACAAGAGCAAACAGCAAAAGGGAAGTGGCTTATTGAAGCAAACACTGGTTTTGGTTCACTTGGAAACGGTAGCACCTCATTTGGATTATGGAATGAAGACGGTGATACTGCTTGGAACATTGGTGCAGAAGGAGGATATTTTGTAATGGATAACCTTGCTGTTAAAGGAGGATTAGGTTATGGAGATAATGGTGGTGATTTTGGAAGTGAAATTTTCTCTTATAAAGTTGGAGCAAAATATTATTTACTAAACAAATTCCCTTTAGAAGTTTCTTATACAGGAGCTAGTATTAAAGATGCTGATGAAAATCCATCATACATCGGATTTCAAGGAGGATATGCTTGGTTTGTAGGGAATAACATTTCAGTGGAGCCAGGTGTTCGTTATAATGTTACCTTAAATGATGATTATGGTACTGGAAAAGATGCGTTGCAATTTCAAATTGGTTTCGCACTACATTTCTAG
- a CDS encoding cell division protein ZapA, giving the protein MDEKLKIKISIADRVYPLTVDLSQEEGLRSASKKIDVMIKQFEENYAVRDKQDVLAMCALQFASQVEQKQIDKATDSDETIERIKRLNTLLDQYLEN; this is encoded by the coding sequence ATGGACGAAAAGCTTAAAATTAAAATATCAATCGCTGACAGAGTTTACCCATTAACGGTAGATCTCTCACAGGAAGAAGGCCTTAGAAGTGCTTCTAAAAAAATTGATGTGATGATAAAGCAATTTGAAGAAAACTATGCTGTTCGTGACAAACAGGACGTTTTAGCCATGTGTGCATTGCAATTTGCCTCGCAAGTAGAACAAAAACAAATTGATAAAGCAACTGATAGTGATGAAACTATCGAAAGAATTAAAAGATTAAATACCCTTTTAGATCAATATCTCGAAAATTAA
- the xerD gene encoding site-specific tyrosine recombinase XerD: MNWNRYIKDYQSYLRIERGLSKNTIENYAFDIERLCLFLAQNQIEISPLKISEETIQQFIYSVSKEVNARSQARIISGLKSFFNYLIFEDYRNSNPLELIESPKTGRKLPDTLSVDDIDSLIAAIDLSSNEGERNRAMLETLYGCGLRVSELVALKISDLFFEEGFIKITGKGNKERFVPIGESTQKYILIYVNSVRLHLNIKKGHEDTLFLNRRGSQLTRAMIFTIIKDLAFKIGLNKNISPHTLRHSFATHLLENGADLRSIQLMLGHESITTTEIYVHLDRTYLTQVIHAFHPRR, from the coding sequence ATGAACTGGAATAGATATATAAAAGATTATCAATCCTATCTTAGGATAGAACGTGGTTTATCTAAAAACACAATCGAAAATTATGCTTTTGATATAGAGCGTTTGTGTCTTTTTTTGGCTCAGAACCAAATAGAAATTTCTCCCTTAAAAATTAGTGAAGAAACGATTCAGCAATTTATTTATTCCGTTTCCAAAGAAGTGAATGCACGTTCTCAAGCTCGTATCATTTCAGGTTTGAAAAGTTTTTTTAATTATTTAATTTTTGAAGATTATCGTAATAGCAATCCTTTGGAACTTATAGAGTCTCCAAAGACAGGAAGGAAATTACCCGATACCTTATCTGTTGATGATATTGATTCACTTATTGCAGCAATCGATTTGAGTTCGAATGAAGGAGAGCGAAATCGTGCCATGCTAGAAACTTTATATGGCTGTGGACTTCGAGTTTCGGAATTGGTAGCTTTAAAAATATCTGATTTGTTTTTTGAAGAAGGATTCATAAAAATAACTGGAAAAGGAAACAAAGAACGTTTTGTGCCTATTGGAGAATCGACTCAAAAATATATTTTAATTTATGTCAATTCGGTTCGGCTTCATTTAAATATTAAAAAAGGTCATGAAGACACTTTATTTCTTAATAGAAGAGGGAGTCAGTTAACCAGAGCGATGATTTTTACTATCATTAAGGATTTGGCATTTAAAATAGGGTTAAATAAAAATATAAGTCCACATACTTTAAGGCATTCTTTTGCTACACATTTGCTTGAAAATGGTGCCGATTTACGATCGATACAATTAATGTTAGGGCATGAATCAATTACCACAACCGAAATATATGTTCATCTGGACAGAACGTATTTAACGCAAGTAATTCATGCTTTTCATCCTAGAAGATAG
- a CDS encoding DUF5686 and carboxypeptidase regulatory-like domain-containing protein has product MKNSILFTFLLFSISNFAQIKGTVSDENGNPLPFVSIFEENTYNSTTSNEQGKYQLHVKEIGKNKIVFQYLGFKSQKLTISNTSLTSYTLDVKLQQENFTLNEVIINPKDNPANDIIKNAIANKKENAEKTGRYTADFYSKGLFKIKDLPKKIMGMKVDIGEEMASNLDSTGTGILYLSETISKITFEKPNNLKEKIIASKISGNNKGFSYNTASLSTYDFYNNTLKFGVNMISPIADNAFNYYKYKLEGTFFDENNKEINKIKVIPKRDKEPVFEGYIYIIDDSFAIYAVDLDIKGYRIKNEFTQIMNLKQSFSYNSKNKLWAKNAQSLSFTAGAFGIQFTGNFNYVYTNYEFPTSFEKKTFSNEIVSFETNANKKDDSYWNTIRPIPLTIEESTDYTKKDSLQTIRTSRKYTDSIDAKNNKFKVSDAILGYQHKNTFEKHTFNYNGLLDLSALSFNTVQGFNVGTGFSYKKWNDEKGKETLISTGINYGFSDQRLRVTGEFKHTFNRQNYATISASGGTKVKQFNSSEPISKFINSVSSLFFKDNYMKVYNLEFAQLSYSQNIANGIALNAKIAYEQRKPLFNTTDYSFFNKDDLYSSNNPLAPNDFENSPFEKHHLIKTNLTTRINFGNKYISRPDGKYNVRNDKYPTLYLGYEKGLAASEKKYEFDHLNAAVRYDLALGNKGLLGINIKAGKFFNAENIAFMDYKHFNGNQTHIGQASRYLNVFNLLPYYSNSTNDSYFEVHMEHNDNGYIMNKIPLLNKLKSTLNIGFHSLEIPNAKPYSEFTIGLDNLGFGKFRMLRVDYVHSYQNGIEQNGVVFGLKFLNILE; this is encoded by the coding sequence ATGAAAAACTCTATTTTATTTACTTTTTTATTATTTTCTATTTCAAATTTCGCCCAGATAAAAGGCACAGTTTCGGATGAAAACGGAAATCCTCTACCGTTTGTTTCTATCTTTGAGGAAAACACATACAATAGTACTACCTCTAACGAACAAGGAAAATACCAACTCCATGTAAAAGAAATTGGTAAGAATAAAATCGTATTTCAGTATTTAGGATTTAAATCTCAAAAACTAACTATCTCAAATACTTCTTTGACCTCTTATACCTTAGATGTTAAATTACAACAAGAAAATTTTACGCTTAATGAAGTAATCATTAATCCTAAAGACAATCCTGCAAATGACATTATAAAAAATGCTATTGCTAATAAAAAAGAAAATGCAGAAAAAACAGGGCGTTATACTGCTGACTTCTACTCTAAGGGTTTATTTAAAATAAAGGATTTGCCTAAAAAAATAATGGGTATGAAGGTAGATATCGGAGAAGAAATGGCATCTAATCTTGACTCTACCGGGACTGGGATTTTATACCTATCTGAAACTATTTCTAAAATTACATTTGAGAAACCTAATAATTTAAAAGAGAAAATTATTGCCTCTAAGATATCTGGAAACAACAAAGGTTTTAGTTATAATACTGCCAGTTTATCTACTTATGATTTTTACAACAATACTTTAAAATTTGGTGTAAATATGATCTCGCCTATTGCAGACAATGCCTTCAATTATTACAAATACAAACTTGAAGGAACATTCTTTGACGAAAACAATAAGGAAATCAATAAAATAAAAGTTATCCCAAAACGTGATAAAGAACCTGTTTTTGAAGGCTATATTTATATTATAGATGATAGTTTTGCTATTTATGCTGTTGATCTTGACATCAAAGGATATAGAATTAAAAATGAGTTTACACAAATAATGAATCTAAAACAAAGTTTTAGCTATAACTCCAAAAATAAATTATGGGCTAAAAATGCTCAAAGCTTATCTTTTACAGCAGGAGCTTTTGGCATACAATTTACTGGTAATTTTAATTATGTATATACTAATTATGAGTTTCCAACATCTTTTGAAAAGAAAACGTTCTCTAATGAAATAGTAAGTTTTGAAACTAATGCAAATAAAAAAGACGACTCCTATTGGAATACTATTCGTCCAATTCCTTTAACAATCGAGGAAAGTACCGATTACACCAAGAAAGACAGCTTACAAACCATACGAACTTCTAGAAAATACACCGACTCTATCGATGCTAAAAACAACAAGTTTAAAGTTTCTGATGCAATACTCGGATACCAGCACAAGAATACTTTCGAGAAGCATACTTTTAATTATAATGGTTTGTTAGATTTGAGTGCACTTAGTTTTAATACCGTACAAGGTTTTAATGTCGGCACTGGTTTTTCATATAAAAAATGGAATGATGAAAAAGGCAAAGAAACTTTAATAAGTACAGGAATCAACTACGGATTTTCGGATCAAAGATTACGTGTAACGGGAGAATTCAAGCATACTTTTAATCGTCAAAATTACGCAACTATTTCGGCTTCAGGAGGAACTAAGGTAAAACAGTTTAATAGCAGTGAACCAATTAGTAAGTTCATTAATTCAGTTAGTTCTTTATTCTTCAAGGACAACTACATGAAAGTTTACAATCTTGAATTTGCCCAACTATCCTATTCCCAAAATATTGCTAATGGCATAGCCTTGAATGCAAAAATTGCCTACGAACAACGTAAACCGCTCTTTAACACAACTGATTATTCTTTCTTTAATAAAGACGATTTATACTCTTCTAACAATCCACTTGCGCCAAATGATTTTGAAAATTCTCCATTTGAGAAGCATCATTTAATAAAAACCAATCTAACTACAAGAATCAATTTTGGTAATAAATACATTTCAAGACCTGACGGAAAATACAATGTTAGAAATGATAAATACCCTACATTGTACTTAGGTTACGAAAAAGGATTGGCTGCCAGTGAGAAAAAATATGAATTTGACCACCTAAATGCTGCCGTTCGATATGATTTAGCGCTAGGAAACAAAGGGCTTTTAGGAATCAACATTAAAGCGGGTAAATTTTTCAATGCAGAGAATATTGCCTTTATGGATTACAAACACTTTAATGGTAATCAAACTCACATTGGCCAAGCCAGTCGCTATTTAAATGTTTTTAACCTGCTACCCTATTATAGCAACAGCACAAATGACAGCTATTTTGAGGTTCATATGGAGCATAATGACAATGGTTATATCATGAATAAAATTCCGTTATTAAATAAGCTTAAATCAACTTTAAATATCGGCTTCCACTCTCTTGAAATTCCGAATGCAAAACCATATTCTGAATTTACAATTGGATTAGATAATCTTGGTTTTGGAAAATTTAGAATGCTTCGTGTAGATTATGTGCATTCTTACCAAAACGGAATAGAACAGAATGGTGTTGTTTTTGGATTAAAATTTCTTAATATTTTAGAGTAA
- a CDS encoding PAS domain-containing sensor histidine kinase, with translation MVFDLYEDENCQKLNNFYKKLFAEIPDLIFQFVVDIDNTYTFPLVSKSMEEIFELSTTEFSNRSKFFIYGRVHPEDQHTFISSLSIARKSLTPWELEFRVVLPKKGIRWLRVCSKSEGSPEGQVSFYGRISDVTDLKDQELKLKLSEERFQFALDASTVGVWDWDMVTNRVFYSSLSLKILELESNDIFDDPERWDKIVHPDDLPKYYSDIQEHFDNKVPFYENYHRVLTSSGKYKWILDRGKVIERDINGKPLRVLGTHTDISYQKEKELELIKTMKLFSDQNSRLLNFSHIVSHNLNTQAGNIKSILDFIDDDHSRETIDEMLVHLRTVSNDLNDTISNLTQIVQIQSNLNIVIKPLKLSYSIDKTVSIIKAFSSKTKITILNSVPDYVTISFNPAYLESVLLNFTTNAIKYAHPDRDPVIEFIFAIEPDGRKALKIKDNGIGIDLELYGDLIFGMYKTFHKHKEARGIGLYITKNQIESMKGEVSVESVVGEGTVFKIVFNDDL, from the coding sequence ATGGTTTTTGATTTATATGAAGATGAGAATTGTCAGAAGTTGAATAATTTTTACAAAAAATTATTTGCTGAGATCCCTGACTTAATTTTTCAATTTGTTGTCGATATCGATAATACCTATACCTTTCCTTTGGTAAGTAAGTCTATGGAAGAAATATTTGAGTTGTCTACAACTGAATTTTCTAATCGAAGTAAATTTTTTATTTACGGAAGAGTGCATCCCGAAGATCAACATACATTTATTAGTTCGCTTTCTATAGCTAGAAAAAGCTTAACGCCTTGGGAATTAGAATTTCGAGTAGTTTTGCCTAAGAAAGGAATTCGTTGGTTGAGAGTTTGTTCAAAATCTGAAGGTTCTCCAGAGGGGCAGGTTAGTTTTTATGGGCGTATTTCGGATGTAACAGATTTGAAAGATCAAGAACTGAAACTTAAATTATCAGAAGAGCGTTTTCAATTTGCTTTAGATGCTTCTACTGTAGGGGTCTGGGATTGGGATATGGTGACTAATAGGGTTTTTTATTCATCTTTGTCTTTGAAGATTTTAGAATTGGAATCCAATGATATTTTTGATGATCCAGAACGTTGGGATAAAATTGTCCATCCAGATGATTTGCCAAAATATTACTCAGATATTCAAGAGCATTTTGATAATAAGGTGCCGTTTTATGAAAATTACCATCGTGTACTAACGTCTAGCGGTAAGTACAAATGGATATTAGATAGAGGTAAGGTTATTGAAAGAGATATAAACGGAAAACCACTGCGTGTCTTAGGTACGCACACAGACATTTCTTATCAGAAAGAGAAAGAATTGGAGCTCATAAAAACGATGAAGTTGTTTAGTGATCAAAACAGTCGATTGCTTAATTTCTCACATATTGTTTCGCATAATTTAAATACACAAGCAGGGAATATTAAAAGTATTCTTGATTTTATAGATGACGATCACAGTAGAGAAACTATTGATGAAATGTTGGTTCATTTACGAACTGTTTCTAATGATTTAAATGATACAATTTCTAATTTAACGCAGATTGTGCAGATTCAGAGTAATTTGAATATTGTTATAAAACCACTTAAGCTAAGTTATAGTATAGATAAAACGGTTTCTATAATAAAGGCCTTTAGTAGTAAAACAAAAATTACAATACTCAATAGTGTGCCTGATTATGTAACGATTAGTTTTAATCCAGCTTATCTAGAAAGTGTATTGTTGAATTTTACAACTAATGCAATTAAATATGCACATCCTGATAGAGACCCTGTAATTGAATTTATTTTTGCGATTGAACCTGATGGTCGGAAAGCTTTAAAAATTAAAGATAACGGTATCGGAATTGATTTAGAGCTATATGGTGACTTGATATTCGGAATGTATAAAACGTTTCATAAACATAAAGAAGCGCGTGGAATTGGTTTGTATATTACCAAGAATCAGATAGAATCAATGAAAGGAGAGGTTTCTGTAGAAAGTGTTGTTGGAGAGGGAACTGTTTTTAAAATTGTTTTTAATGATGATTTATAG
- the rny gene encoding ribonuclease Y — MDSIITIIISGIIGIAAGFGIAKIIEKSNISNLIKNSKKEAASILKDANLEAENIKKDKILQAKERFIELKSEHEQVILSRDKKVAEVEKRVRDKESQVSNELSKAKKTNDDYEAKTQEYNTKIEVLDKKQAEVDKLHKSQLQQLEVISGLSAEEAKNQLMEGLKAEAKSNAMSHIQDTIEEAKLTAQQEAKKIIINTIQRVGTEEAVENCVSVFNIESDDVKGRIIGREGRNIRALEAATGVEIIVDDTPEAIILSCFDPVRREIARLALHKLVTDGRIHPARIEEVVAKTAKQIDDEIIEVGKRTVIDLGIHGLHPELIKVVGRMKYRSSYGQNLLQHSREVSKLCGIMAAELGLNVKLAKRAGLLHDIGKVPDTESDLPHALLGMQWAEKYGEKEEVCNAIGAHHDEIEMKSLLSPIVQVCDAISGARPGARRQVLDSYIQRLKDLEEVAYGFNGVKNAYAIQAGRELRVIVESEKVSDDNAASLSFDISQKIQTEMTYPGQVKVTVIRETRAVNIAK, encoded by the coding sequence ATGGACAGTATAATAACGATCATTATTTCAGGAATCATAGGTATTGCAGCAGGTTTTGGAATAGCCAAAATCATTGAAAAAAGCAATATTTCTAATTTAATCAAAAATTCAAAAAAAGAAGCAGCATCAATTTTAAAAGATGCTAATCTAGAAGCCGAAAACATTAAGAAAGACAAAATACTTCAAGCTAAAGAGCGTTTTATTGAATTAAAATCAGAGCACGAACAAGTAATTCTTTCAAGAGATAAAAAAGTAGCAGAAGTAGAAAAAAGAGTTCGAGACAAAGAATCTCAAGTTTCTAATGAATTATCAAAAGCTAAAAAGACTAATGATGATTACGAAGCTAAAACACAAGAATACAATACTAAAATTGAAGTTTTAGACAAAAAACAAGCCGAAGTAGATAAATTACACAAAAGTCAATTACAGCAATTAGAAGTAATTTCAGGACTTTCTGCTGAAGAAGCTAAGAACCAATTAATGGAAGGTTTAAAAGCTGAAGCAAAAAGTAATGCTATGTCGCATATTCAAGATACTATTGAAGAGGCTAAACTTACTGCTCAACAAGAAGCTAAAAAAATCATCATCAATACAATTCAAAGAGTTGGAACAGAAGAAGCAGTTGAAAACTGTGTATCTGTGTTTAACATAGAATCTGATGATGTAAAAGGAAGAATTATTGGACGTGAAGGTAGAAACATTCGTGCGCTTGAAGCTGCAACTGGTGTTGAAATCATTGTAGATGATACCCCTGAAGCAATTATCCTTTCTTGTTTTGACCCTGTACGTAGAGAAATTGCTCGTTTGGCATTACACAAATTAGTTACAGATGGTCGTATTCACCCAGCACGTATTGAAGAAGTAGTAGCTAAAACTGCTAAACAAATTGATGATGAAATCATTGAAGTAGGTAAACGTACAGTTATCGACTTAGGAATTCACGGTTTACACCCTGAATTAATAAAAGTTGTTGGACGTATGAAATACCGTTCTTCTTACGGTCAAAACTTATTACAACACTCTAGAGAAGTATCTAAATTGTGTGGTATTATGGCTGCCGAATTAGGATTAAACGTAAAACTAGCAAAAAGAGCTGGTTTACTACATGATATTGGTAAAGTTCCAGATACTGAAAGTGATTTACCTCACGCATTATTAGGAATGCAATGGGCTGAGAAATACGGTGAGAAAGAAGAAGTTTGTAATGCAATTGGTGCGCATCACGACGAAATCGAAATGAAATCACTATTATCACCAATCGTTCAGGTTTGTGATGCTATTTCTGGTGCAAGACCTGGTGCAAGAAGACAAGTATTAGATTCTTACATCCAACGTTTAAAAGATCTTGAAGAAGTTGCTTACGGATTTAATGGAGTAAAAAACGCCTATGCTATTCAAGCTGGTAGAGAACTTCGTGTAATTGTAGAAAGCGAAAAAGTATCTGATGATAATGCTGCAAGTTTATCATTTGATATCTCTCAAAAAATACAAACTGAAATGACTTATCCTGGTCAAGTTAAAGTAACAGTGATTAGAGAAACTAGAGCAGTAAATATTGCTAAATAA
- the aroQ gene encoding type II 3-dehydroquinate dehydratase — MKIIIINGPNLNLLGKREPEVYGSQTFEDYFATLQNSFPNIELSYYQSNIEGELIGKIQEFGFTYDAIILNAGAYTHTSIGIGDAIKAITTPVIEVHISNTYARESFRHQSYISGNAKGVILGFGLKSYELAIRSFL, encoded by the coding sequence ATGAAAATCATCATTATAAACGGACCTAATTTGAATCTTTTAGGAAAAAGAGAACCTGAAGTTTACGGATCTCAAACTTTTGAAGACTACTTTGCGACATTACAAAATTCTTTCCCAAATATCGAGCTAAGCTATTATCAAAGTAATATTGAAGGAGAATTAATAGGCAAAATACAAGAGTTTGGCTTTACTTATGATGCAATAATTTTAAATGCTGGTGCATATACACATACTTCTATTGGTATTGGTGATGCTATAAAAGCGATTACAACTCCTGTTATAGAAGTTCATATATCTAATACTTATGCACGCGAAAGTTTCCGTCACCAATCATATATATCTGGAAATGCCAAAGGTGTAATTCTTGGTTTTGGCCTAAAAAGTTATGAGCTTGCCATACGCTCTTTTTTATAG
- a CDS encoding porin family protein — MKKLILVAVLFIATSATMNAQFLQIGAKAGVNFANLNGTDIQTDAITSYHAGLVAEIKLLDRFSIQPELLYSTQGATYKNAFGEFKDELGYLSIPVMAKIYLSDAFSLEVGPQASFLLSQKNDFDVKDAKTFDFALAAGLGFKITKNIFVQGRYGLGLTEISKEAKAKNSVFQLSAGFMF; from the coding sequence ATGAAAAAATTAATTTTAGTAGCTGTACTGTTCATAGCAACATCAGCAACAATGAATGCTCAATTTTTACAAATTGGAGCAAAAGCGGGGGTAAACTTTGCAAATCTAAATGGAACAGACATTCAAACTGATGCGATAACAAGCTATCATGCTGGTTTAGTAGCCGAAATTAAATTATTGGATAGATTCTCAATTCAACCTGAGCTTTTGTACTCTACACAAGGAGCAACTTATAAAAATGCCTTTGGTGAATTTAAAGATGAATTAGGTTATTTATCTATCCCAGTAATGGCAAAAATTTATTTGAGTGATGCATTCAGTCTTGAGGTAGGTCCACAAGCTTCTTTTCTTTTAAGTCAAAAGAATGATTTTGATGTAAAAGATGCTAAAACATTTGACTTTGCTCTTGCTGCTGGATTAGGTTTTAAAATCACAAAAAACATTTTTGTTCAAGGTCGTTATGGCTTAGGATTAACAGAAATATCAAAAGAAGCGAAAGCTAAAAACTCTGTTTTCCAACTTTCTGCTGGATTCATGTTCTAA